A single Primulina eburnea isolate SZY01 chromosome 11, ASM2296580v1, whole genome shotgun sequence DNA region contains:
- the LOC140805789 gene encoding transcription factor MYBS1-like: MGEEVEYWSREEEKAFENGIAMHWIEGEENKNPIWNKIASMVPTKSIQQLKNHYKVLVEDVADIEAGNVPLPKYSAEMLTPPALATATNNYKDRYREKEKRFAKHNFSSHDSTSTSASASSGKGGGGVSSSSTSRSESERRKGIPWTEEEHRLFLLGLDKFGKGDWRSISRNYVVSRTPTQVASHAQKYFIRLNSMNRDRRRSSIHDITSIGMGDDISSSPSAQLPPPITGQHMNPNSNAMKHHNMQIYGTGHAPMGHPVASSAHIAHPAVVGTPVMMPPGHHHHHHHLPQYVLPVAYPMPPPPQPQHQ, translated from the exons ATGGGAGAGGAAGTGGAATATTGGAGCAGAGAAGAAGAGAAGGCCTTTGAGAATGGGATTGCAATGCATTGGATTGAAGGTGAAGAGAATAAGAATCCCATTTGGAATAAAATTGCTTCAATGGTTCCCACTAAAAGTATTCAACAGTTAAAGAATCATTACAAAGTTTTGGTGGAAGATGTTGCTGACATTGAAGCTGGAAATGTTCCATTGCCTAAGTACTCGGCAGAGATGCTCACACCTCCTGCACTAGCAACGGCAACAAATAATTACAAGGATCGGTATCGTGAAAAAGAAAAACGATTCGCAAAACATAATTTCTCCAGTCACgactcgacctcgacctcggcCTCAGCCTCATCAGGTAAAGGAGGAGGAGGAGTATCATCATCTTCCACCTCTAGGTCGGAATCAGAACGTCGAAAAGGGATTCCGTGGACCGAAGAAGAGCACAG GTTATTTTTGCTTGGATTAGACAAGTTTGGTAAAGGGGATTGGAGGAGCATTTCAAGAAATTACGTTGTTTCAAGGACCCCAACACAAGTTGCAAGCCATGCTCAAAAGTACTTTATTCGTTTGAACTCTATGAACAGAGACAGAAGGAGATCAAGTATCCATGACATAACAAGTATCGGTATGGGCGACGATATTTCATCGTCCCCCTCGGCTCAGCTACCGCCTCCGATCACAGGACAACATATGAATCCAAACTCGAATGCAATGAAACACCATAACATGCAAATTTATGGTACCGGTCATGCACCAATGGGACATCCAGTGGCTTCGAGTGCCCACATTGCTCATCCTGCCGTAGTTGGCACTCCTGTCATGATGCCTCCGGGGCATCATCATCACCATCATCATCTTCCACAGTATGTTCTTCCGGTTGCGTATCCTATGCCGCCTCCGCCCCAACCACAACACCAATAA
- the LOC140805788 gene encoding histone deacetylase 15-like isoform X2: MQMNHRPKRGNAENRLFNGDSESNYARDEQLEDAMFTAANSHFKKHSEEQENGQGSSDVTLEDMYNNNYDFEDGEDDDSDWEPSFQAQNVLEIAKWFCVNCTIDNFATSVHCEFCGEHRQSGIIKYGFLASAFSAEEGLTVSEADATVRLKGIVADSQTAIGFDERMLLHEEVEAKTRPHSERPDRLRAIAASLAATGIFPGRCSPILAREITRDELQMVHSLKNIDAVELTSHLYSSYFTPDTYANQYSACAARLAAGLCFDLATSIYSGSAKNGFALIRPPGHHACVKQAMGFCLHNNAAIAASAAQRAGAKKVLIIDWDVHHGNGTQEIFEKNKSVLYVSLHRHEGGRFYPGTGAADEVGTMDAEGYCVNIPWSCGGVGDNDYIFAFQQVVMPIASEFDPDFTIISAGFDAARGDPLGCCDVTPTGYAQMTQMCSALSGGKLLVILEGGYNLRSISSSATAVVKVLLGDGPEHNVDQVIPTKAGLRTVLEVLQIQMKYWPSLEPKYLKLQSECGCSALQDRTELLLKRKRRCSMGPTWWKWGRKRWLYRVWCKNLSLNHFKGYN, translated from the exons ATGCAAATGAATCATCGTCCGAAGCGCGGAAATGCTGAGAATCGTCTTTTCAATGGAGATTCGGAGTCCAATTACGCGAGGGATGAGCAGTTGGAAGATGCTATGTTTACCGCTGCCAATTCCCATTTCAAGAAACATTCAGAGGAGCAA GAAAACGGACAAGGGAGTAGTGATGTCACTCTAGAAGATATGTATAACAACAATTATGACTTTGAAGATGGCGAGGATGACGACAGTGACTGGGAGCCATCTTTTCAGGCCCAAAACGTTTTAGAGATCGCAAAATGGTTTTGTGTCAACTGCACCATAGATAATTTTGCAACAAGCGTGCATTGTGAG TTCTGTGGTGAACATAGACAATCTGGTATAATTAAGTATGGGTTTCTAGCTTCCGCCTTTTCTGCAGAAGAAGGTCTAACTGTAAGTGAGGCAGATGCCACTGTCAGGCTAAAAG GTATTGTAGCAGACAGCCAGACTGCTATAGGATTTGATGAGAGAATGCTGCTCCATGAAGAA GTTGAAGCGAAGACTCGTCCTCATTCAGAAAGGCCAGATCGTCTTCGAGCTATTGCTGCCAGTCTTGCTGCTACAG GTATATTTCCAGGAAGGTGCAGTCCGATTTTAGCGAGAGAAATCACACGTGATGAACTCCAAATG GTCCACTCTCTCAAGAATATTGACGCGGTTGAACTTACAAGCCACTTGTACTCTAG CTATTTCACACCTGATACATATGCAAATCAGTATTCAGCATGTGCTGCCAGGCTTGCTGCTGGGTTATGTTTCGATCTTGCAACATCCATATATTCTGGAAGTGCTAAAAATGGTTTTGCGCTG ATCCGTCCTCCTGGCCATCACGCATGTGTAAAACAGGCCATGGGTTTTTGCCTTCATAATAATGCGGCCATTGCTGCATCAGCAGCTCAGAGAGCTGGAGCAAAGAAGGTCTTGATCATTGACTGG GATGTTCATCATGGTAATGGAAcccaagaaatatttgagaaaaACAAATCG GTTTTGTATGTATCTTTGCATAGACATGAGGGTGGAAGGTTTTATCCTGGTACTGGAGCTGCTGATGAG GTTGGTACAATGGATGCGGAAGGATACTGTGTAAATATTCCATGGAGTTGTGGAGGAGTTGGTGATAATGACTACATCTTTGCATTTCAGCAAGTAGTGATGCCTATAG CTTCAGAGTTTGACCCAGATTTCACAATAATTTCTGCTGGATTTGATGCTGCACGAGGAGATCCTCTTGGCTGCTGCGAT GTGACCCCTACTGGCTATGCACAGATGACACAAATGTGCAGTGCTCTATCTGGTGGAAAGTTACTGGTCATCCTTGAGGGCGG TTACAATCTTCGGTCAATTTCATCATCTGCTACCGCAGTTGTTAAG GTCTTACTTGGTGATGGTCCTGAACATAATGTAGATCAAGTAATACCCACCAAGGCTGGATTGCGAACTGTTCTTGAAGTCTTACAAATTCAGATGAAGTATTGGCCTTCGCTTGAACCCAAATATTTGAAGTTGCAATCAGAATGCGGATGTTCTGCTCTCCAGGATAGAA CAGAACTGTTGTTGAAGAGAAAGAGAAGATGCTCCATGGGTCCGACCTGGTGGAAATGGGGACGAAAAAGGTGGCTATATCGAGTCTGGTGCAAGAATCTCTCTCTTAACCATTTTAAAGGCTACAACTAA
- the LOC140805788 gene encoding histone deacetylase 15-like isoform X3, protein MQMNHRPKRGNAENRLFNGDSESNYARDEQLEDAMFTAANSHFKKHSEEQENGQGSSDVTLEDMYNNNYDFEDGEDDDSDWEPSFQAQNVLEIAKWFCVNCTIDNFATSVHCEFCGEHRQSGIIKYGFLASAFSAEEGLTVSEADATVRLKGIVADSQTAIGFDERMLLHEEVEAKTRPHSERPDRLRAIAASLAATGIFPGRCSPILAREITRDELQMVHSLKNIDAVELTSHLYSSYFTPDTYANQYSACAARLAAGLCFDLATSIYSGSAKNGFALIRPPGHHACVKQAMGFCLHNNAAIAASAAQRAGAKKVLIIDWDVHHGNGTQEIFEKNKSVLYVSLHRHEGGRFYPGTGAADEVGTMDAEGYCVNIPWSCGGVGDNDYIFAFQQVVMPIASEFDPDFTIISAGFDAARGDPLGCCDVTPTGYAQMTQMCSALSGGKLLVILEGGYNLRSISSSATAVVKVLLGDGPEHNVDQVIPTKAGLRTVLEVLQIQMKYWPSLEPKYLKLQSECGCSALQDRKLLLKRKRRCSMGPTWWKWGRKRWLYRVWCKNLSLNHFKGYN, encoded by the exons ATGCAAATGAATCATCGTCCGAAGCGCGGAAATGCTGAGAATCGTCTTTTCAATGGAGATTCGGAGTCCAATTACGCGAGGGATGAGCAGTTGGAAGATGCTATGTTTACCGCTGCCAATTCCCATTTCAAGAAACATTCAGAGGAGCAA GAAAACGGACAAGGGAGTAGTGATGTCACTCTAGAAGATATGTATAACAACAATTATGACTTTGAAGATGGCGAGGATGACGACAGTGACTGGGAGCCATCTTTTCAGGCCCAAAACGTTTTAGAGATCGCAAAATGGTTTTGTGTCAACTGCACCATAGATAATTTTGCAACAAGCGTGCATTGTGAG TTCTGTGGTGAACATAGACAATCTGGTATAATTAAGTATGGGTTTCTAGCTTCCGCCTTTTCTGCAGAAGAAGGTCTAACTGTAAGTGAGGCAGATGCCACTGTCAGGCTAAAAG GTATTGTAGCAGACAGCCAGACTGCTATAGGATTTGATGAGAGAATGCTGCTCCATGAAGAA GTTGAAGCGAAGACTCGTCCTCATTCAGAAAGGCCAGATCGTCTTCGAGCTATTGCTGCCAGTCTTGCTGCTACAG GTATATTTCCAGGAAGGTGCAGTCCGATTTTAGCGAGAGAAATCACACGTGATGAACTCCAAATG GTCCACTCTCTCAAGAATATTGACGCGGTTGAACTTACAAGCCACTTGTACTCTAG CTATTTCACACCTGATACATATGCAAATCAGTATTCAGCATGTGCTGCCAGGCTTGCTGCTGGGTTATGTTTCGATCTTGCAACATCCATATATTCTGGAAGTGCTAAAAATGGTTTTGCGCTG ATCCGTCCTCCTGGCCATCACGCATGTGTAAAACAGGCCATGGGTTTTTGCCTTCATAATAATGCGGCCATTGCTGCATCAGCAGCTCAGAGAGCTGGAGCAAAGAAGGTCTTGATCATTGACTGG GATGTTCATCATGGTAATGGAAcccaagaaatatttgagaaaaACAAATCG GTTTTGTATGTATCTTTGCATAGACATGAGGGTGGAAGGTTTTATCCTGGTACTGGAGCTGCTGATGAG GTTGGTACAATGGATGCGGAAGGATACTGTGTAAATATTCCATGGAGTTGTGGAGGAGTTGGTGATAATGACTACATCTTTGCATTTCAGCAAGTAGTGATGCCTATAG CTTCAGAGTTTGACCCAGATTTCACAATAATTTCTGCTGGATTTGATGCTGCACGAGGAGATCCTCTTGGCTGCTGCGAT GTGACCCCTACTGGCTATGCACAGATGACACAAATGTGCAGTGCTCTATCTGGTGGAAAGTTACTGGTCATCCTTGAGGGCGG TTACAATCTTCGGTCAATTTCATCATCTGCTACCGCAGTTGTTAAG GTCTTACTTGGTGATGGTCCTGAACATAATGTAGATCAAGTAATACCCACCAAGGCTGGATTGCGAACTGTTCTTGAAGTCTTACAAATTCAGATGAAGTATTGGCCTTCGCTTGAACCCAAATATTTGAAGTTGCAATCAGAATGCGGATGTTCTGCTCTCCAGGATAGAA AACTGTTGTTGAAGAGAAAGAGAAGATGCTCCATGGGTCCGACCTGGTGGAAATGGGGACGAAAAAGGTGGCTATATCGAGTCTGGTGCAAGAATCTCTCTCTTAACCATTTTAAAGGCTACAACTAA
- the LOC140805788 gene encoding histone deacetylase 15-like isoform X1 — protein MQMNHRPKRGNAENRLFNGDSESNYARDEQLEDAMFTAANSHFKKHSEEQENGQGSSDVTLEDMYNNNYDFEDGEDDDSDWEPSFQAQNVLEIAKWFCVNCTIDNFATSVHCEFCGEHRQSGIIKYGFLASAFSAEEGLTVSEADATVRLKGIVADSQTAIGFDERMLLHEEVEAKTRPHSERPDRLRAIAASLAATGIFPGRCSPILAREITRDELQMVHSLKNIDAVELTSHLYSSYFTPDTYANQYSACAARLAAGLCFDLATSIYSGSAKNGFALIRPPGHHACVKQAMGFCLHNNAAIAASAAQRAGAKKVLIIDWDVHHGNGTQEIFEKNKSVLYVSLHRHEGGRFYPGTGAADEVGTMDAEGYCVNIPWSCGGVGDNDYIFAFQQVVMPIASEFDPDFTIISAGFDAARGDPLGCCDVTPTGYAQMTQMCSALSGGKLLVILEGGYNLRSISSSATAVVKVLLGDGPEHNVDQVIPTKAGLRTVLEVLQIQMKYWPSLEPKYLKLQSECGCSALQDRTAELLLKRKRRCSMGPTWWKWGRKRWLYRVWCKNLSLNHFKGYN, from the exons ATGCAAATGAATCATCGTCCGAAGCGCGGAAATGCTGAGAATCGTCTTTTCAATGGAGATTCGGAGTCCAATTACGCGAGGGATGAGCAGTTGGAAGATGCTATGTTTACCGCTGCCAATTCCCATTTCAAGAAACATTCAGAGGAGCAA GAAAACGGACAAGGGAGTAGTGATGTCACTCTAGAAGATATGTATAACAACAATTATGACTTTGAAGATGGCGAGGATGACGACAGTGACTGGGAGCCATCTTTTCAGGCCCAAAACGTTTTAGAGATCGCAAAATGGTTTTGTGTCAACTGCACCATAGATAATTTTGCAACAAGCGTGCATTGTGAG TTCTGTGGTGAACATAGACAATCTGGTATAATTAAGTATGGGTTTCTAGCTTCCGCCTTTTCTGCAGAAGAAGGTCTAACTGTAAGTGAGGCAGATGCCACTGTCAGGCTAAAAG GTATTGTAGCAGACAGCCAGACTGCTATAGGATTTGATGAGAGAATGCTGCTCCATGAAGAA GTTGAAGCGAAGACTCGTCCTCATTCAGAAAGGCCAGATCGTCTTCGAGCTATTGCTGCCAGTCTTGCTGCTACAG GTATATTTCCAGGAAGGTGCAGTCCGATTTTAGCGAGAGAAATCACACGTGATGAACTCCAAATG GTCCACTCTCTCAAGAATATTGACGCGGTTGAACTTACAAGCCACTTGTACTCTAG CTATTTCACACCTGATACATATGCAAATCAGTATTCAGCATGTGCTGCCAGGCTTGCTGCTGGGTTATGTTTCGATCTTGCAACATCCATATATTCTGGAAGTGCTAAAAATGGTTTTGCGCTG ATCCGTCCTCCTGGCCATCACGCATGTGTAAAACAGGCCATGGGTTTTTGCCTTCATAATAATGCGGCCATTGCTGCATCAGCAGCTCAGAGAGCTGGAGCAAAGAAGGTCTTGATCATTGACTGG GATGTTCATCATGGTAATGGAAcccaagaaatatttgagaaaaACAAATCG GTTTTGTATGTATCTTTGCATAGACATGAGGGTGGAAGGTTTTATCCTGGTACTGGAGCTGCTGATGAG GTTGGTACAATGGATGCGGAAGGATACTGTGTAAATATTCCATGGAGTTGTGGAGGAGTTGGTGATAATGACTACATCTTTGCATTTCAGCAAGTAGTGATGCCTATAG CTTCAGAGTTTGACCCAGATTTCACAATAATTTCTGCTGGATTTGATGCTGCACGAGGAGATCCTCTTGGCTGCTGCGAT GTGACCCCTACTGGCTATGCACAGATGACACAAATGTGCAGTGCTCTATCTGGTGGAAAGTTACTGGTCATCCTTGAGGGCGG TTACAATCTTCGGTCAATTTCATCATCTGCTACCGCAGTTGTTAAG GTCTTACTTGGTGATGGTCCTGAACATAATGTAGATCAAGTAATACCCACCAAGGCTGGATTGCGAACTGTTCTTGAAGTCTTACAAATTCAGATGAAGTATTGGCCTTCGCTTGAACCCAAATATTTGAAGTTGCAATCAGAATGCGGATGTTCTGCTCTCCAGGATAGAA CAGCAGAACTGTTGTTGAAGAGAAAGAGAAGATGCTCCATGGGTCCGACCTGGTGGAAATGGGGACGAAAAAGGTGGCTATATCGAGTCTGGTGCAAGAATCTCTCTCTTAACCATTTTAAAGGCTACAACTAA
- the LOC140804440 gene encoding uncharacterized protein: MITRGKDFLYLDNGNAEEFEQNYFNTIRSGYLSLRQGGHFIIEPYSPHRFSRQFGFYQTIPGVLARDIRRASLEDGLPYWRLCVLSNSMSKVRFPSIPPNAKKFCSDEYKKWWAIVHGNYLEENILSLTVSYENSQGGNACDNGDDFLGEDPLHMPSNTFLKERNVRAIELPTSNKRKNLEDSESSNADCHWKRTKKDSDPSNQKIIDIDCATRDEQHTGSFVGELEHKLLNDDIRGSQESQKSLAILSAGDTISKKSSISTMPSVVPKPVALAVFDGGKFLFDHQKDFLQRLWMDLCEKITNTSVDCISSLKDDVFMVLGTMKSLNGFDFSGLEELLGFIFDKAAAFGEACSRSSEEDC; the protein is encoded by the exons ATGATCACTAGAGGTAAAGACTTTTTGTATCTCGATAATGGAAACGCCGAGGAATTTGAGCAGAATTATTTTAATACTATCCGTTCCGGTTATCTGTCTTTGCGTCAAGGAGGTCATTTTATCATTGAGCCTTATAGTCCTCACCGCTTCAGTCGTCAGTTCGGATTTTACCAAACGATACCCGGGGTTCTTGCTCGAGATATTCGCAGAGCTTCTTTGGAGGATGGACTTCCTTATTGGCGTTTGTGTGTTTTATCCAACTCCATGTCTAAGGTGCGATTTCCTTCTATACCCCCAAATGCGAAGAAATTTTGCTCTGATGAGTACAAGAAATGGTGGGCTATAGTCCATGGGAATTACttggaagaaaatattttgtctCTCACTGTCTCATATGAAAACTCGCAAGGAGGCAATGCGTGTGATAATGGAGATGACTTTCTTGGGGAGGATCCTCTACATATGCCCTCAAATACTTTCCTTAAAGAACGCAACGTTCGTGCCATTGAGCTTCCTACATCTAACAAGAGAAAGAATCTTGAAGACAGTGAGAGTAGCAATGCAGACTGCCATTGGAAAAGAACCAAAAAGGACTCTGACCCCTCAAATCAAAAAATCATTGATATCGACTGTGCAACTAGGGACGAGCAGCACACGGGAAGCTTTGTGGGAGAG TTGGAGCACAAATTGTTGAACGATGATATTCGAGGTTCGCAAGAGAGTCAAAAATCACTTGCAATCCTTTCAGCTGGTGACACAATATCCAAGAAGAGTTCTATTTCAACAATGCCCAGCGTCGTTCCTAAACCTGTTGCACTTGCTGTGTTCGACGGaggaaaatttttatttgatcaTCAAAAGGACTTCCTTCAGAGATTGTGGATGGACCTTTGTGAGAAGATAACAAACACATCAGTTGATTGCATTTCTTCTCTCAAAGACGATGTGTTCATGGTGCTTGGTACAATGAAGAGCCTCAATGGTTTTGATTTTTCTGGTTTGGAAGAGTTGTTAGGATTTATTTTTGACAAAGCTGCTGCTTTTGGTGAAGCTTGTTCGAGATCTTCCGAAGAGGACTGCTAA